In the Bacteroidota bacterium genome, TAGGATAATAAAATTTTGGTTAGAGATTTTATGTGTTGCAACTATCAAAGCAAATCTTTCCTGTAAAAGGTTTTTGCTTATGAAATCTTGGCCTATGTATATTATTTAAGGATATTCTTTTCGAAAATGATCACAAGTTAACTTCAATTCTTTTTTGAGCAGTAATTATTGACTCGGCATCCGATTGATAAATTCCCTTAGCATTTTTGCCATCTGGGTGAAATACTTCAATAATTCGTGTATGCTTATCAATTGTGGTAGTGTTGAACTCTACTGCATCCTCTATAGTTAAATTGCGAACTCTTACTTTGTATGTGCCAATTTTATGTTCTTTCATATTTTAATTTATTAAGGTTCAAACAACTATTGTATTCCAAAGATAAACTGAATTTAATCTCAAATTATAGTAATGCAAATCTTTCCTTAACAAGCGTATCGGACTTTTTACTAATCAATTCTTTTCCAGCGTAACTTAAATTAGTCAAAAGCGAAAATTTCATGTCTATGCTCAGGTGGATGGACTGCAGGGAGAAATATAATTTATCAATCGAAAAGCTTTCAGTTTCAAATCTATAATTTGCAAGCGTTCCTATTTCTTTTTCTACAATGATTAAATCACCTTTGTCCTGATGAAATTTCGATGATGCTAAAATATCAGTTTTATAAAGCGGGAATAGCAAGTTATCATCTATCAAGTCATTCGAAAGAATTTTGCGTTGCTTCTTGCCATTAATACGAATTTCGATGGTACTTTGATAATTATTAAGCAATCCAAAAACTTTGAAATGGTTGCCCAAGTCAAACCATTGTTTGTAATTGCTGTCAGCCAAATGCACAAAAAAAGTGGAATCAAAAACTGCTTCACTCAATGGAACTGCGAGTATTTCAGCTATCCCATGAAGCCTTTCCCAATCTTCAGGATTAAATTTGCCGATTGCTACCCTGCAACCAATGCCGAAGAAAGTTATTTTTACTTTATCCACCTTTTAGGTATTAAATAAATTGAAGAAAGTCGAAATGCCTATCTCATTTTTCGAAATCAAAAAGCACTAACATCCATTTAAATATGGGAGGATTTAGAAAATTGCATTTTCAAATTAGAAATTTAAAACTGCATCCAGCGCCTCATCTGCACTCTTGTGAATAAAGTTAGCTTGGTAGCCCATGGTGGTTCTAATATCAGAGTGCCGATATAATTTTTGAAGCATCTGTGGCGAAATTTTATCCCCCGCTATATTTCCAAAAGAATGGCGGGAAATATGGCAGGATAACTGCTTTTCAACTTTTGCCAGCTTCGCAATTTCCTTCAAATAATTGTTCACTCGCCGGGTTGCCGTGTGAATTTTTACATACAAATCCCTAGAGTTTTCAAGATCCGCCTTTTTTAAGTCCGGAAACACAAAATCAGAATTTGCTATTTTTTGTTCGCTGTACTGATTTAAAATCAAAACTACTTTATCCGGAATTTTAACGGTTACCGCCTTACTATTTTTACCCATAGTATAATTTAATCGACCGGTTGCAATATCGCTCCACCTTACCCTAAGCACATCGGAAATGCGCATACCTGCCATATAAAAAGAAAAGAGCCATAAATTTCTGGCATGTGAAATGGGAGTTCCTTCCATCAGGTTCAAATTTTCAATTGCTTTTATCTCCTGTTCATCCAAACCAATTTTAAGACCATCCTGTATCCTGATTTTTATTTGATTACCTCCGAAAGGATAATCAACCTGATAAGCAAGCCCTTCTCTGATTGCTTTATTATACAAGGAACGAATTTTAATCATGTAATTGGTAATTGTCCTCTCCCCCACTCCCCTGTGTACTTTTAAATACACTTTAAACTTTTCCAGAAGTGAAACAGTAATATCTTTGAAATGTATATCAACACCGCCAACAAATTCCTTAAAATATTTTATACGGGATTCACTGCTAATGGCATCATTATATTTACCAAGCATTTTAAGGGTTTCAAATTGTTCCTTAGCAAATTCAAAAAACGAATTATGCACTTTCTCTCGCTTCGCTTGCTTCTTTATCTCAAGAATAGTTGAATTTTTTTCATTGGCTTCCGAATCGAGAATGATATCATCCAACGAGGTTAATTTTTTTAATATCAGATGGTTGATCTGCTTATAATTCGGATGAGATTTTTTAACTCTGCTTTCCTCAGCATTCCAATCCTCTTCACTTATTGAAACGCCCAAATACATATACTTGGATTTTCTATTCTTGGTTATGCGCAAAGCAAGAGGATGCTTGGTTTTATTGCGTTTATTTTTATACAGGATGATTTTGGCCTTGGTCATACATTTTGCATTTGCCCCGTAAAAATACAAAAAAAAACGAAAGGGGTTAAACATAGCTTAAACATTTTTAGGCTTTTTTCCATTAATAAATGTAGTTGCATTTTATATTTATACTGATTTTCAATTAATTATGATTTTCATTAGGCATAAGAGAAGTTCCTTGACTCAGACCCTTAACCCTGAGGGTATAGATTCAACTTGGGCATTTATTACACTAAAAAAGCCGCTTCAATGCGGCTTTTTGGGGTCCTATCCCCTATTACTTGCTAAACTCAAAATCGTCCTTTTTTCATCCCTTCCGCTTGAAATAAAATATGTGTTCATAATACCTGAAATGATATTCATTCGATTAAAGACTTGGAATCATCCGATGACGCAGAGGTGATCTTGTTTAATGTAAAAGATGCAAAAGATTATCATTGGGTCGCAGCGGTTGAGGTGTTTTTAGAGAAGAGGTTGAAACCATTGATTCCTGCTTTGAGACAAGGTTGAAAAAAACTTCATCAGTTCTATGCAAATACCTTGAGCGCTCCAGACCCCAACAAAAGCTTCTCCAGCGCTCCAGAAATGTGTTAAATTTTAGGGGTAAAAGGAAGCACCCCTGTAAGTATTTACAAATCAGAGAGTTGTGAGACCCTCGTACTAAAGGGATATTACTTTAATCTTTTAAAATATATCTTTTTGCCATTGTCGAACTTGCTATTAGGTGTTCTAAACGTATGTATGGAAATCTTAAAATTCATTGCCTTCATTGATGCTCTAAAATTAGTGTCAAGGTCTTTGAATAAACGTTCCATTTTATTCTTGTGTTCATCTGAATATTTTCTAAAAAAAATCACCAATAAATCAGGTGTTTTATGGCTCAAAGGCAATGGTGATAACTTGAAATCGTAGCCAAAAATGTAGTATGACTCCTTTTCTCCTGAATTTACAAGCAATTGAATGAACTCAGTTGATGCTACTTTTTTTAAATCATACTCATCCCTGATATCAAGTAAAAATTTATCTTGAATATCCAGGAACTCTTCTGCTGTTGGAAATGGTTTTTTCATTCTAGAATTGATTGGATTTCTGCTTCATGTTTTTGATTAAAAAATTCAAATATATCGACATAAAGTTGTGCTAATTCGTCCACTTTTGCACCGTCATATTTCAATCTTTGCAAAATTAAATGTCCACAAGAAACAGTTATAGCAAATGCGGTCAAAAATTGATGAAAATTAACCCTATCATCCTTATACAAGCGATGTTTGGTGAGTGGAGAGCAATGTTCGTATTGAGAATAATATTTAAAAAGATAGTAGGAATCTAACATCTTAGCTTTTCTATCCTCCGATAACAGTGCATTGCCAATAACTTTAGTGTATGCGTCCTTGGTAGTTAGTTTTCCATGTTGAACCTTGTCAGATCCATCTATAAAATAATCCGGAAATTCACTCTTAATATTTGCTTTATATTCAGGGGCACCCATCCCTCCAAGAGCCGCCATTTCAAACACAGCGTTTAAAAAGGCACCATCTAAATCGAAACATACTTTCAAGAACTCTGTATCATCAGCTATTTCACCGGAATCCGAAAAGACCATTTTGAATCCAAGTATTGAACCACTATACAGTCATTAATAATCGCCCTGACAAGAATGGGAACAGAAAACAGGGAATTGAATTTGTCCCCCTCAATTAACATAATTGAATTTATATCTCGCCATCCAAAAATGAATCTTTCAAGGAACATGAAATAGTGCTTTTGTACTTCTGAGTCATATTCCTTTTTATCAAGTTCCTCACAAGCAATTCTAACCACTTTACAGTATTTATCAATAAAGTCTTTAAGTGCTGATACCTCATCGGTATATACAAGGGTTCTTTCCATATTTTTTAGATTGTATTATAATCAATTTTGAATTCACAATATACTTATTTTAGAACAAAAGTACATACAGGATAAGACAAGATATGTCGTTAGAGTACCAAAGAAAAAATGAGTAAAAATGTTTAGATTTAACAAAATTAATCAGATGACTTTAAGCGAAGCAAAAA is a window encoding:
- a CDS encoding site-specific integrase; translated protein: MTKAKIILYKNKRNKTKHPLALRITKNRKSKYMYLGVSISEEDWNAEESRVKKSHPNYKQINHLILKKLTSLDDIILDSEANEKNSTILEIKKQAKREKVHNSFFEFAKEQFETLKMLGKYNDAISSESRIKYFKEFVGGVDIHFKDITVSLLEKFKVYLKVHRGVGERTITNYMIKIRSLYNKAIREGLAYQVDYPFGGNQIKIRIQDGLKIGLDEQEIKAIENLNLMEGTPISHARNLWLFSFYMAGMRISDVLRVRWSDIATGRLNYTMGKNSKAVTVKIPDKVVLILNQYSEQKIANSDFVFPDLKKADLENSRDLYVKIHTATRRVNNYLKEIAKLAKVEKQLSCHISRHSFGNIAGDKISPQMLQKLYRHSDIRTTMGYQANFIHKSADEALDAVLNF